The following coding sequences are from one Streptomyces sp. NBC_01232 window:
- a CDS encoding ABC transporter substrate-binding protein → MRRPSKATRRTAATASAAFALALGATACGNATGPASGGELSGQTVTVAGVWTGSEQKNFKKVLDAFTEKTGAKTVFVPSGDNVSTFVGSKIEGGNAPDVVMVPQVGVLQQFAKEGWLQPLSDQTTRTAGSTLAPVWKNYGTVDGTYYGLYFKAAHKSTVWYAPEAFAQAGVNEPKSYTDMLKAGRTLADSGRPAFAIAGEDGWTLTDWFENIYLSQAGPEKYDQLAQHKLKWTDESVVRALTTLGELFKDKQLVAGGAQAALGTDFPSSVAQVFGPEPKAGMVYEGDFVGGVAKDQFGKKLGTDAKFFPFPSVEGGRPPVVSGGDAAVVLKDGKNSKAGMKLLEYLAGSEAAEVWARAGGFLSPNNQVDIASYGDDITRSTANSLIAAGDSIRFDMSDQAPAAFGGTKGAGEWKLLQDFLRDPSDPQGTAAKLEAEAAKAYGN, encoded by the coding sequence ATGCGACGACCCAGCAAGGCGACCCGACGTACCGCGGCCACCGCATCGGCGGCCTTCGCCCTCGCCCTCGGCGCCACCGCCTGCGGCAACGCCACCGGACCGGCGAGCGGCGGCGAACTGAGCGGCCAGACCGTGACCGTGGCCGGCGTCTGGACCGGCAGCGAGCAGAAGAACTTCAAGAAGGTCCTGGACGCGTTCACCGAGAAGACCGGTGCCAAGACGGTCTTCGTGCCCTCCGGCGACAACGTCTCCACCTTCGTCGGAAGCAAGATCGAAGGCGGCAACGCGCCCGACGTGGTGATGGTTCCCCAGGTGGGCGTGCTCCAGCAGTTCGCCAAGGAGGGCTGGCTCCAGCCCCTTTCCGACCAGACCACCCGCACGGCCGGCTCCACCCTCGCCCCCGTGTGGAAGAACTACGGCACCGTCGACGGCACGTACTACGGCCTCTACTTCAAGGCCGCCCACAAGTCGACGGTCTGGTACGCCCCGGAGGCCTTTGCCCAGGCCGGCGTCAACGAGCCCAAGAGCTACACCGACATGCTCAAGGCCGGCCGCACCCTCGCCGACTCCGGCCGCCCGGCCTTCGCCATAGCCGGCGAGGACGGCTGGACCCTCACCGACTGGTTCGAGAACATCTACCTCTCCCAGGCCGGGCCGGAGAAGTACGACCAGCTCGCCCAGCACAAGCTCAAGTGGACCGACGAGAGCGTCGTCAGGGCGCTGACCACCCTCGGAGAGCTGTTCAAGGACAAGCAGCTCGTCGCGGGCGGTGCCCAGGCGGCGCTCGGGACGGACTTCCCCTCCTCCGTCGCACAGGTCTTCGGCCCCGAGCCCAAGGCGGGCATGGTCTACGAGGGCGACTTCGTCGGCGGCGTCGCCAAGGACCAGTTCGGCAAGAAGCTCGGCACGGACGCCAAGTTCTTCCCGTTCCCCTCGGTCGAGGGCGGCAGGCCGCCGGTCGTCAGCGGCGGCGACGCGGCCGTCGTCCTCAAGGACGGAAAGAACAGCAAGGCCGGCATGAAGCTGCTCGAGTACCTGGCCGGCTCCGAGGCGGCGGAGGTCTGGGCCCGGGCCGGCGGCTTCCTGTCGCCGAACAACCAGGTCGACATCGCCTCGTACGGCGACGACATCACCCGCAGCACCGCCAACTCGCTGATAGCGGCGGGCGACTCGATCCGCTTCGACATGTCCGACCAGGCCCCGGCCGCGTTCGGCGGGACCAAGGGAGCGGGCGAGTGGAAGCTGCTCCAGGACTTCCTGCGCGACCCGTCGGACCCGCAGGGCACGGCCGCGAAGCTCGAGGCCGAGGCCGCCAAGGCCTACGGGAACTGA
- a CDS encoding glycoside hydrolase family 13 protein, which translates to MLSTLPAATGHLSPAAPAPAPWWRDAVIYQVYVRSFLDSTGDGIGDLAGVRTGLPYLRKLGVDGIWLSPFYPSPQHDHGYDVADYCGVDPVYGDLAEFDRLVADARRLGLKLLLDIVPNHCSSEHPWFRDALASGPGSAARSRFHFAPGRGPDGTEPPNNWRAMFGGPAWSRITEPDGTPGEWYLHLFTPEQPDLNWRDPAVGDDFEQVLRFWLDRGVDGFRIDVAAGLFKHPALPDSDDPGADERARDAVNQLAWNRPEVHDVWRRWRSVCEEYTARDGHERLLVGEVSVPTAREHAEYVRPDELHQAFFFDLLSAPWDADAFRATITEAVRDIAGTGSTVTWVLNNHDQVRTVTRYAGEPGVEGSGLGAARARAAALLMLALPGAAYVYQGEELGLPEVLDLPDEVLTDPIFLRTGSRKHVRDGCRVPLPWSGHASPFGFTGDAAGAKPWLPQPEWFAEHATDRALADTRSFWHLYRDGLQLRRTLPQLGDGALRWLDAPAQVLAMVRGDGLVCAVNFGTEPVPAPVPGTALLASGPCPDGVLPAATAAWWTADCPAPAPVLAPAPAQIPGA; encoded by the coding sequence ATGCTCAGCACCCTTCCGGCCGCCACCGGCCACCTCTCCCCCGCCGCTCCCGCCCCTGCCCCCTGGTGGCGTGACGCGGTGATCTACCAGGTCTATGTCCGCAGCTTCCTCGACAGCACCGGGGACGGCATCGGCGACCTGGCCGGCGTCCGGACCGGACTCCCCTACCTGCGCAAGCTCGGGGTCGACGGCATCTGGCTCAGCCCCTTCTACCCGTCGCCGCAGCACGACCACGGCTACGACGTCGCCGACTACTGCGGGGTCGACCCCGTCTACGGCGACCTCGCCGAGTTCGACCGGCTGGTGGCCGACGCCCGCCGGCTCGGGCTCAAGCTCCTGCTCGACATCGTCCCCAACCACTGCTCCAGCGAGCACCCGTGGTTCCGGGACGCGCTCGCCTCGGGACCCGGCAGCGCAGCGCGCTCGCGGTTCCACTTCGCACCCGGCCGCGGCCCGGACGGGACGGAGCCCCCCAACAACTGGCGCGCCATGTTCGGCGGACCCGCCTGGAGCCGGATCACCGAGCCCGACGGCACCCCCGGTGAGTGGTACCTGCACCTCTTCACTCCCGAGCAGCCGGACCTGAACTGGCGCGACCCCGCCGTGGGGGACGACTTCGAGCAGGTGCTGCGGTTCTGGCTGGACCGCGGGGTCGACGGTTTCCGCATCGACGTCGCCGCCGGACTGTTCAAGCACCCCGCGCTGCCCGACTCCGACGACCCCGGAGCGGACGAGCGGGCCCGCGACGCCGTCAACCAGCTGGCCTGGAACCGGCCCGAGGTCCACGACGTGTGGCGGCGCTGGCGCTCGGTCTGCGAGGAGTACACCGCCCGGGACGGTCACGAGCGGCTGCTGGTCGGCGAGGTGTCCGTGCCCACCGCACGCGAGCACGCCGAGTACGTCCGCCCCGACGAACTGCACCAGGCCTTCTTCTTCGACCTGCTCAGCGCACCCTGGGACGCGGACGCCTTCCGCGCGACGATCACCGAAGCGGTGCGCGACATCGCCGGCACCGGCTCCACCGTCACCTGGGTCCTCAACAACCACGACCAGGTCCGCACGGTCACCCGGTACGCGGGCGAGCCCGGGGTGGAAGGCAGCGGACTGGGAGCCGCCCGCGCCCGCGCCGCGGCCCTGCTGATGCTCGCGCTGCCCGGCGCCGCCTACGTCTACCAGGGCGAGGAACTCGGACTGCCCGAGGTCCTCGACCTGCCCGACGAGGTCCTCACCGACCCGATCTTCCTGCGCACGGGCAGCCGCAAGCACGTCCGGGACGGCTGCCGCGTGCCCCTGCCCTGGTCCGGGCACGCCTCCCCGTTCGGCTTCACCGGGGACGCGGCCGGCGCCAAGCCGTGGCTGCCACAGCCCGAGTGGTTCGCCGAGCACGCCACCGACCGCGCGCTGGCCGACACGCGTTCCTTCTGGCACCTCTACCGCGACGGCCTACAGCTGCGGCGCACCCTGCCGCAGCTCGGCGACGGCGCCCTGCGCTGGCTGGACGCTCCCGCCCAGGTACTGGCGATGGTCCGCGGCGACGGCCTGGTCTGCGCGGTCAACTTCGGCACCGAGCCGGTACCCGCCCCGGTACCCGGGACGGCGCTGCTCGCCAGCGGTCCCTGCCCCGACGGTGTCCTGCCCGCGGCGACCGCCGCCTGGTGGACGGCCGACTGCCCGGCCCCTGCCCCGGTCCTTGCCCCTGCCCCTGCCCAGATCCCCGGCGCCTGA
- a CDS encoding ABC transporter substrate-binding protein → MRWMRAAGRALLVGAVVLAGYTGFGVRADAGTASGAGDRGPLTLVTAGDLTDYLPPLLDDWNEAHPDERVTLVELPDSADETRAQMISELRSGRDRFDVLNIDVAWTSEFAAAGWISPLRRDRFPLDAFLRPVVDTATFDGRLYAVPYVTNAGLLYYRKDILEREGEEPPRTWDELARQARTIAPEYGLDGYAGQFLPYEGLTVNVTEAVHSAGGSILRDDGARVSVDSDAARAGLRFLADGVREGWIPREALGYKEEESRRAFQDGRLLFLRNWPYVYADASDAGSKIAGRFGAVPLPGADGPGTSVLGGSNLAVSSHARHPASAADLISYLTSERVQRQVLTKGSLPPVRAALYEDPELVRAYPYLPTLRQSVLSAVPRPKSARYDQVSLAVQAVAQDVMALRQTPEEATARLARELGAISRKG, encoded by the coding sequence ATGCGGTGGATGCGTGCCGCGGGTAGAGCTCTCCTGGTGGGAGCGGTCGTACTGGCGGGTTACACCGGTTTCGGCGTCCGCGCCGACGCGGGGACGGCCTCCGGTGCCGGTGACCGCGGTCCTCTGACGCTCGTCACGGCGGGCGATCTGACGGACTACCTCCCGCCGCTCCTCGACGACTGGAACGAGGCCCATCCCGACGAGCGCGTGACGCTCGTCGAGCTGCCCGACTCGGCGGACGAGACGCGGGCCCAGATGATCAGCGAACTGCGTTCGGGCCGTGACCGGTTCGACGTGCTGAACATCGACGTCGCCTGGACGTCGGAGTTCGCGGCGGCCGGGTGGATCTCCCCGCTGCGGCGTGACCGGTTCCCCCTGGACGCGTTCCTGCGGCCGGTCGTCGACACCGCGACTTTCGACGGGCGGCTGTACGCGGTCCCGTACGTCACCAATGCGGGACTGCTCTACTACCGCAAGGACATCCTGGAGCGGGAGGGCGAGGAGCCGCCGCGCACTTGGGACGAGCTGGCCCGCCAGGCCCGCACGATCGCTCCGGAGTACGGGCTGGACGGCTATGCCGGCCAGTTCCTGCCGTACGAGGGGCTCACCGTCAATGTCACCGAGGCCGTGCACTCGGCGGGCGGGTCGATCCTGCGCGACGACGGCGCCCGCGTGAGCGTGGACTCCGACGCGGCGCGCGCCGGGCTGCGGTTCCTCGCGGACGGTGTGCGCGAGGGCTGGATCCCCCGCGAGGCGCTCGGGTACAAGGAGGAGGAGTCGCGGCGGGCCTTCCAGGACGGCCGGCTGCTCTTCCTGCGGAACTGGCCCTACGTGTACGCGGACGCGAGCGACGCGGGGTCGAAGATCGCGGGCAGGTTCGGCGCCGTGCCGCTGCCCGGAGCCGACGGGCCCGGCACCAGCGTGCTGGGCGGGTCCAACCTCGCCGTGAGCAGCCATGCGCGGCATCCCGCGTCGGCGGCCGATCTGATCTCCTACCTGACCAGTGAACGGGTCCAGCGGCAGGTGCTCACCAAGGGCTCGCTGCCGCCGGTGCGCGCCGCGCTGTACGAGGATCCCGAGCTGGTCCGGGCGTATCCGTACCTGCCCACGCTCCGCCAGAGCGTGCTGTCGGCGGTGCCGCGCCCCAAGAGTGCGCGCTACGACCAGGTGAGCCTCGCCGTGCAGGCGGTGGCGCAGGACGTGATGGCGCTGCGCCAGACGCCCGAGGAGGCGACGGCGCGGCTCGCGCGCGAACTCGGGGCCATCTCCCGCAAGGGCTGA
- a CDS encoding ABC transporter ATP-binding protein yields MSDDATTAAPGVPADPVAPAEPIVRAEGLTKTHHGEGVPVHAVRGVDLSVQPGEFVAITGPSGAGKSTLLHLMGGLQRPDSGKLWLGGERVDEYREARWAVLRRRSIGVVFQFFNLVSNLTVADNVELPALLAGASPKAARASRAELLAELGLEGRERSMPGELSGGEQQRVALARALVNHPALLLADEPAGSLDSKGTREVLRLLSRFHQRGQTIMMVTHDARMASAADRVISFFDGRIADDAQLGGGRRTPARGVSGVLELEPEPKE; encoded by the coding sequence ATGAGCGACGACGCCACCACCGCCGCTCCTGGCGTGCCCGCCGACCCGGTCGCCCCCGCCGAGCCCATCGTGCGCGCAGAGGGCCTGACCAAGACCCACCACGGCGAGGGCGTGCCGGTGCACGCCGTACGCGGGGTCGACCTGTCCGTCCAGCCGGGCGAGTTCGTCGCGATCACCGGGCCTTCGGGAGCCGGCAAGTCCACGCTGCTGCACCTGATGGGCGGCCTCCAGCGCCCCGACAGCGGAAAGCTGTGGCTCGGCGGAGAACGCGTCGACGAGTACCGGGAAGCCCGCTGGGCGGTCCTGCGGCGCCGCAGCATCGGCGTCGTCTTCCAGTTCTTCAACCTGGTCTCGAACCTCACCGTCGCCGACAACGTCGAACTGCCCGCCCTGCTCGCCGGCGCCTCCCCGAAGGCCGCCCGCGCCTCGCGTGCCGAACTGCTCGCCGAACTCGGCCTCGAAGGCCGCGAGCGGTCGATGCCCGGCGAACTGTCCGGCGGCGAGCAGCAGCGGGTCGCGCTCGCCCGAGCCCTGGTCAACCACCCCGCGCTGCTGCTCGCCGACGAACCGGCCGGCAGTCTCGACAGCAAGGGCACCCGCGAGGTGCTGCGCCTGCTCTCCCGCTTCCACCAGCGCGGCCAGACGATCATGATGGTCACCCATGACGCCCGGATGGCCAGCGCCGCCGACCGCGTCATCAGCTTCTTCGACGGGCGCATAGCCGACGACGCGCAGCTCGGCGGCGGACGACGCACACCGGCCCGCGGCGTCTCCGGCGTCCTGGAGCTGGAACCGGAACCGAAGGAGTGA
- a CDS encoding PadR family transcriptional regulator, translating to MRLALLALLTRSPAHGYELKQDLEKLLGAAYPQPNVGQIYVTLGRLEKSGLIEGEDVEQAGRPNKRTYRLTDAGREAVLAWFEETAEEPRVRDEFFMKIALAPQSGLADPVALINKQRRQYLNTMRDLSKLAAAEDRDNKISQLLIEGAMLHLQADLDWLERCQEELE from the coding sequence GTGCGGCTGGCGCTCCTTGCGCTCCTCACCCGTAGCCCTGCGCACGGTTACGAGCTGAAGCAGGACCTTGAGAAGCTCCTGGGCGCCGCGTACCCTCAGCCCAACGTCGGCCAGATCTACGTCACCCTCGGCCGGCTGGAGAAGAGCGGCCTGATCGAGGGCGAGGACGTCGAGCAGGCGGGCCGGCCCAACAAGCGCACGTACCGGCTGACGGACGCCGGACGCGAGGCCGTACTGGCCTGGTTCGAGGAGACCGCCGAGGAGCCCCGGGTACGGGACGAGTTCTTCATGAAGATCGCGCTCGCACCGCAGTCGGGTCTGGCAGATCCGGTCGCACTGATCAACAAGCAGCGGCGGCAGTACCTCAACACGATGCGGGACCTGTCCAAGCTGGCCGCGGCGGAGGACCGCGACAACAAGATCTCCCAACTGCTGATCGAGGGCGCCATGCTGCACCTGCAGGCCGACCTCGACTGGCTCGAACGCTGCCAGGAGGAGCTGGAATGA
- a CDS encoding ABC transporter permease yields the protein MRATLRWAHADFRAHRGEALFVVLASAGIIASLLLAGALFSYAANPWQRVFNQSHGAHIWLHTRAGADTAALSRMDGVAAVSGPYRTAATTVESRGARVGVSLRAAEAAPPETGRPLLTAGSWLSGPDDDTDTDTDTGTGTGGGAAVVLEASVARALWAEPGDTVRVTGPDGAPHALRVRGIAEVAEPRYHPGGGPGIGWILADTLDGIAHGETGQSVGLRLQDPDDTDFAVQRAVTVLGADRVAQVTKWQQARAEAGGDDRLLGQMFAVFGLGALLAAALAAAGAIGARVRGQLRDIAILKAVGFTPGQVTRGFLVQHLAFALLGVALGTAAIALLGARIPGRIGEAAAVWQDLPGHTALMIGVPCGAVLLIAAATGLSAWRAGRVPPVPVARAALPTAAPMTALGRRALGVRVAPALVLGWRAAFPRRGRTLLPVARLALPLVLITVALVAWSTLDQFRSRPAQMGLAAALTVRSGQPAASTEADLAQALAAIPDIATVHPGAEMAALVPGQTGTITLRGLGTARDPYPSKVVEGRAVSGPDEAVAGQGLLDLLGVRVGAWVRMTVEGRPQILHVVGRTIEPESGGRVITTTIDALRERDPGLRADYHALVLREGADPRAVGAALAGVDGGALEVRETPNPVDRLEPARGVIAALIAVLALIGLIELLTLISTGVRDRGRDLLALKAIGLTPRQIGSMIVTAAGLTALAAAVVGTTVGVLSGSWLVDTQGASSGIGAGIAQLPPWPVLLTVIVGAVLGALAAAALPATRAARRRLADSLSETL from the coding sequence GTGCGGGCCACCCTGCGCTGGGCGCACGCCGACTTCCGCGCACACCGCGGCGAAGCCCTCTTCGTCGTCCTGGCCAGCGCCGGGATCATCGCCTCGCTCCTGCTCGCCGGCGCACTGTTCAGCTACGCCGCCAACCCCTGGCAGCGCGTCTTCAACCAGTCCCACGGCGCACACATCTGGCTGCACACCCGCGCCGGGGCCGACACGGCCGCCCTGTCCCGCATGGACGGGGTCGCAGCCGTCTCCGGCCCCTACCGCACGGCGGCGACGACGGTCGAGTCCCGTGGCGCCCGGGTCGGAGTGTCGCTCCGCGCGGCCGAGGCAGCACCCCCGGAGACCGGGAGGCCACTGCTCACCGCAGGAAGCTGGCTCTCCGGACCCGACGACGACACCGACACCGACACCGACACCGGCACCGGCACCGGCGGCGGAGCCGCCGTCGTACTGGAGGCCTCGGTCGCACGGGCACTCTGGGCGGAGCCGGGCGACACCGTACGGGTCACCGGCCCGGACGGCGCCCCGCACGCACTCCGGGTGCGCGGGATCGCCGAGGTGGCCGAGCCCCGCTACCACCCGGGCGGCGGGCCCGGCATCGGCTGGATCCTCGCCGACACCCTCGACGGGATCGCCCACGGCGAGACCGGGCAGAGCGTGGGCCTGCGCCTGCAGGATCCGGACGACACCGACTTCGCCGTCCAGCGCGCCGTGACCGTCCTCGGCGCCGACCGCGTCGCCCAGGTCACCAAGTGGCAGCAGGCACGGGCGGAGGCGGGCGGCGACGACCGGCTGCTCGGCCAGATGTTCGCCGTCTTCGGGCTCGGCGCACTGCTCGCGGCGGCGCTCGCCGCCGCCGGAGCGATCGGTGCCCGGGTACGCGGCCAGCTCAGGGACATCGCGATCCTCAAGGCGGTCGGCTTCACCCCCGGCCAGGTGACCCGCGGCTTCCTCGTACAGCACCTGGCCTTCGCACTCCTCGGCGTCGCCCTCGGCACCGCGGCGATCGCGCTGCTGGGCGCCCGGATACCCGGGCGGATCGGCGAGGCCGCGGCCGTGTGGCAGGACCTGCCCGGCCACACCGCGCTCATGATCGGCGTCCCCTGCGGCGCCGTACTGCTCATTGCGGCCGCCACCGGACTCTCGGCCTGGCGGGCCGGACGGGTCCCGCCGGTGCCGGTGGCCCGGGCGGCGCTGCCGACCGCCGCGCCGATGACCGCGCTCGGCCGGCGGGCCCTCGGGGTACGCGTGGCTCCCGCCCTCGTACTGGGCTGGCGCGCGGCGTTCCCGCGGCGCGGCCGGACGCTCCTGCCCGTGGCCCGGCTCGCACTCCCGCTGGTCCTCATCACGGTCGCGCTCGTCGCCTGGTCGACGCTGGACCAGTTCCGCAGCCGGCCCGCGCAGATGGGACTGGCCGCGGCACTGACCGTACGGTCCGGGCAGCCCGCGGCGTCCACCGAGGCGGACCTGGCGCAGGCCCTCGCGGCGATCCCGGACATCGCCACGGTCCACCCGGGCGCCGAGATGGCGGCGCTCGTGCCCGGACAGACCGGAACGATCACCCTCCGGGGGCTGGGCACGGCCCGGGACCCGTACCCCTCCAAGGTCGTGGAAGGACGCGCGGTCAGCGGTCCGGACGAGGCGGTGGCCGGGCAGGGACTGCTCGACCTCCTCGGAGTGCGGGTCGGCGCGTGGGTGCGGATGACCGTCGAGGGACGGCCGCAGATCCTGCACGTCGTCGGCCGCACCATCGAACCCGAATCGGGCGGCCGGGTGATCACCACGACCATCGACGCACTGCGCGAGCGCGATCCGGGGCTGCGTGCCGACTACCACGCTCTGGTACTGCGCGAGGGCGCGGATCCCCGGGCGGTCGGCGCCGCGCTCGCCGGGGTGGACGGCGGAGCGCTGGAGGTCCGGGAGACACCGAACCCCGTCGACCGGCTGGAGCCGGCGCGCGGAGTGATCGCCGCACTCATCGCGGTCCTGGCCCTGATCGGGCTGATCGAGCTGCTGACGCTGATCAGTACAGGCGTACGGGACCGGGGTCGGGACCTGCTCGCGCTGAAGGCGATCGGACTGACACCGCGCCAGATCGGCTCGATGATCGTGACGGCCGCCGGACTGACCGCGCTGGCAGCCGCCGTCGTGGGCACGACGGTGGGAGTGCTGTCCGGCAGCTGGCTGGTCGACACCCAGGGCGCATCAAGCGGAATCGGTGCCGGAATTGCTCAGCTGCCGCCATGGCCCGTGCTGTTGACAGTGATCGTCGGAGCGGTGCTGGGCGCGCTGGCGGCGGCCGCGCTGCCGGCGACACGGGCGGCGCGGCGCAGGCTGGCGGACTCGCTGAGCGAGACCCTCTGA